A stretch of Campylobacter showae DNA encodes these proteins:
- the hemB gene encoding porphobilinogen synthase: MFKRFRRLRINPAIREMVRETSVCASDFIYPLFVVEGKGVKKEISSMPGVFQMSLDEILKECEIVRNLGIKAVILFGIPSLKDSVGSDALSDEGIIATALRAIKDKFPDLVVITDLCFCEYTDHGHCGILDHVHQTVDNDATLEISAKQALIHARNGADMIAPSGMMDGIIATLRGALDLSGYENLPIMAYSTKFASAYYGPFRDVAESAPSFGDRKSYQMDPANRLEAVSESLEDEAQGADILMVKPALAYLDIIRDLREATRLPICAYNVSGEYALLKAAAKAGVIDYERVMMETLVGFKRAGADLIISYHAKEAAALLRK, encoded by the coding sequence ATGTTTAAACGTTTTAGAAGGCTCAGGATAAATCCCGCAATCAGAGAGATGGTGCGCGAAACTAGCGTTTGCGCGAGCGATTTTATCTATCCGCTTTTCGTCGTCGAGGGCAAGGGTGTGAAAAAAGAGATAAGCTCGATGCCGGGCGTCTTTCAGATGAGTTTGGACGAAATTTTAAAAGAGTGCGAAATCGTACGAAATTTGGGCATAAAAGCGGTTATTTTATTTGGAATCCCTAGCCTAAAAGATAGCGTAGGCAGCGACGCTCTAAGCGACGAGGGTATCATAGCGACCGCGCTTCGAGCGATAAAGGATAAATTTCCTGATCTGGTCGTGATAACAGATCTTTGCTTTTGCGAGTACACCGATCACGGTCACTGCGGCATCCTAGATCACGTCCACCAGACCGTCGATAACGACGCGACGCTAGAGATCTCCGCTAAACAAGCTCTGATTCACGCCAGAAACGGCGCCGATATGATCGCTCCAAGCGGTATGATGGACGGCATCATCGCTACCTTGCGCGGTGCGCTGGATTTGAGCGGATACGAAAATTTGCCGATTATGGCGTATTCGACCAAATTTGCTTCGGCGTACTACGGGCCGTTTCGCGACGTAGCGGAGAGCGCGCCAAGTTTCGGCGATAGAAAGAGCTACCAGATGGATCCCGCAAACCGCCTGGAGGCCGTGAGCGAGAGCCTAGAAGACGAGGCGCAGGGGGCCGATATCTTGATGGTAAAGCCCGCCCTTGCGTATCTAGACATAATCCGCGATCTGCGCGAGGCTACGAGACTGCCGATCTGCGCGTATAACGTGAGCGGCGAATACGCTCTGCTAAAAGCCGCAGCAAAAGCGGGCGTCATCGACTACGAGCGCGTGATGATGGAGACGCTAGTCGGGTTTAAGAGGGCGGGGGCTGACCTG
- the ribA gene encoding GTP cyclohydrolase II: MNIELSNTANLPSRFGIFEIKAFKEGEKEHLAIYKKPFGEVVNVRIHSECLTGDAIGSLKCDCRDQLEASLKYIEEHGGMVIYLRQEGRNIGLLNKVNAYHLQDEGLDTIEANHQLGFKADERTYEIVDFILKHFGIEKINLLTNNPKKLSGLKCVQIVSRVPIVIHANKFNENYLRVKKEQMGHMLDEN, encoded by the coding sequence ATGAATATCGAGCTTTCAAATACGGCAAATTTACCCTCTCGTTTCGGGATATTCGAGATAAAGGCCTTTAAGGAGGGCGAGAAGGAACATTTGGCGATATATAAAAAACCTTTCGGCGAGGTCGTAAACGTCCGCATCCACTCCGAGTGCCTAACGGGCGATGCGATCGGTAGTCTCAAGTGCGACTGCCGCGACCAGCTAGAGGCCAGCCTAAAATACATCGAGGAGCACGGCGGCATGGTGATTTATCTACGCCAAGAGGGGCGAAATATCGGCCTACTAAACAAAGTAAACGCCTATCACCTGCAAGACGAGGGCCTTGACACCATCGAGGCAAACCATCAGCTAGGCTTTAAGGCCGACGAGCGCACGTACGAGATCGTGGATTTTATCTTAAAGCACTTCGGCATCGAAAAGATAAATTTGCTAACCAATAACCCGAAAAAACTGTCGGGACTAAAGTGCGTGCAAATCGTCTCTCGCGTGCCGATCGTCATACACGCGAACAAATTTAACGAAAACTACCTGCGCGTGAAAAAAGAGCAGATGGGGCATATGCTAGATGAAAATTGA